In Bacteroidota bacterium, the following proteins share a genomic window:
- a CDS encoding MFS transporter — protein sequence MRIISQYKKLEKHIFSLIFAELFIQMINSAFLLIMLVFMQKEGYSDHQSADFISYRFLGTLLLAFPMGLFIKGRKIKPVFIFASLSIPIFSLLIVYGIHYHVSWLLYVSQVLWGIGFLCFQITALPFILRNAKQDTHTEAISLSFATYSFGGISSGVLIFLLSTLNPVFFDEMLILQIIAGLGFISIFFIMRIDIEENITEEPLNLKKLNLGDFDWKIIAKAMFPVFVIATGAGLTIPFIGIFFFNVHGVDSHEFAIYGSISAVLVAIGALLVPQIKARFGYMLAVPATQTVAVLALVVLATTELFAAWALAVPIAILCYVIRQPLMNMAGPMTSEVMMNYVGPKNREITSALTSTIWSGSWYISSRIFKILRENGIAYVKVFMITAVLYGLGIFLYYLVMLDYEKRLKSGLIKI from the coding sequence GTGAGAATAATAAGCCAATATAAAAAATTAGAAAAACACATTTTTAGTTTGATTTTTGCCGAATTGTTTATCCAAATGATAAATTCTGCATTTCTATTAATTATGTTGGTATTCATGCAAAAAGAGGGATATTCAGACCATCAGAGCGCTGATTTTATTTCCTATCGTTTTCTTGGAACTTTATTGCTGGCTTTTCCAATGGGTTTGTTTATAAAGGGAAGAAAAATAAAGCCTGTTTTTATCTTTGCCAGTCTTTCAATCCCCATATTTTCACTTCTGATAGTTTATGGAATTCACTATCATGTTTCATGGCTATTGTATGTTTCACAAGTGTTATGGGGCATAGGCTTTTTATGTTTTCAAATTACAGCTCTTCCTTTTATTCTTCGCAATGCAAAGCAAGATACCCATACAGAGGCAATAAGTTTGAGTTTTGCAACCTATAGTTTCGGAGGAATTTCCAGTGGTGTTTTAATTTTTTTATTAAGTACCCTAAACCCTGTTTTTTTTGATGAAATGCTAATTCTTCAAATTATTGCTGGCTTAGGCTTTATCAGTATCTTTTTTATTATGAGGATTGATATTGAAGAAAATATAACTGAAGAACCATTAAACCTTAAAAAATTAAACCTTGGGGACTTTGATTGGAAAATAATTGCAAAAGCTATGTTCCCTGTGTTTGTAATAGCAACAGGGGCAGGACTTACCATTCCATTTATAGGTATTTTCTTTTTTAATGTACATGGAGTAGATTCCCATGAATTTGCAATTTATGGATCCATTTCCGCAGTATTGGTTGCTATTGGTGCTTTACTTGTTCCACAAATAAAAGCAAGATTCGGCTACATGCTTGCAGTTCCGGCAACTCAAACTGTTGCAGTACTTGCACTTGTAGTTCTGGCCACAACTGAACTATTTGCTGCCTGGGCCCTGGCAGTGCCAATTGCAATTTTATGTTATGTTATTCGACAGCCACTCATGAACATGGCCGGTCCTATGACTTCTGAAGTAATGATGAATTATGTAGGACCTAAAAACAGGGAAATAACCAGTGCATTAACTTCAACAATTTGGTCTGGAAGCTGGTACATTAGTTCCAGAATTTTTAAAATTCTTAGGGAAAATGGAATTGCTTATGTAAAAGTTTTCATGATAACTGCAGTGCTCTATGGACTTGGAATATTTTTGTATTACCTGGTAATGCTTGATTATGAAAAAAGGCTTAAATCTGGCTTAATTAAAATTTAA